The window TGAGCAGCGACGGCACGGGAGCGAAGTCCTTGTTCGAGTCGCGGTCGCTCAGCACGATGAACTGCGCACCGTTCTCGATCGCCTCGTCGGCCTCGGCGCACATCGCCGCGATGCGGTTCTGCATGGCCTTGGGGCCCTCGTCGACGCGGAACAGCCCGCGCAGGGTCGTCGTGAGACGGCTGCCCGATGAGGGGTCGATGTGCTGGATCTTCGCGAGCTCGTCGTTGTCGATCACCGGGAAGTCGAGCACGACCTGGCGGGTGTGCTCGGGCGTCGCGTCGAGCAGGTTGCGCTCCGGGCCGAGGCCGAGGCGGAGGCTCGTCACGACCTCCTCGCGGATGGAGTCGAGCGGCGGGTTCGTGACCTGCGCGAACTGCTGGGTGAAGTAGTCGAAGAGCAGGCGCGGGCGGTCGCTCAGCACCGCGATGGGGGTGTCGGAGCCCATCGCGCCGAGGGGCTCCGCGGCGTTCTTCGCCATCGGGGCGAGCAGGATGCGCACCTCCTCCTGCGTGTAGCCGAAGATGCGCTGGCGGCGCGTGACCGACGCCGGGGTGTGCACGATGTGCTCGCGCTCGGGCAGGTCGCGCAGGTTGATGCGGCCCTCGTCGAGCCACTCGCCGTAGGGCTCGGCCGACGCCAGGCCCGACTTGATCTCGTCGTCCTCGATGATGCGGCCGGCGGCCGTGTCGACGAGGAACATCTTGCCGGGGCGCAGCCGCCCCTTGCGCACCACGCGGGAGGGGTCGACGTCGGGGAAGACGCCGATCTCGCTGGCGAGCACGACGAGGCCGTCGTCGGTGATGAGGTAGCGGCCGGGACGCAGCCCGTTGCGGTCGAGCGTGGCGCCCGCGAGCGTGCCGTCGGTGAAGATGAGGGCGGCGGGGCCGTCCCACGGCTCCATCAGCATGGAGTGGTACTCGTAGAAGGCGCGGCGGGCGTCTTCGAAGTCGGCCTGGTTCTCCCACGCCTCGGGCACCATCATCATGATCGCGTGCGGCAGCGAGCGGCCGGCGAGGGTGAGCAGCTCCACGACCTCGTCGAACGAGCCGGAGTCGGACAGCCCGGGCGTGACGATCGGGTAGAGCGGCGACAGGTCGCCGAGCAGCTCGGACTCGAGCTGGGACTGCCGGGCGCGCATCCAGTTGCGGTTGCCCTGCACCGTGTTGATCTCGCCGTTGTGCGCCATCATGCGCAGCGGCTGCGCGAGCGGCCACGACGGGAAGGTGTTGGTGGAGTAGCGCGAGTGCACGAGCGCGAGCTTCGAGGCGAAGCGCTCGTCGGAGAGGTCGGGGTAGAACGGCTCCAGCTGGAGCGTCGTCACCATGCCCTTGTAGGTGATGGTGCGGCAGGAGAGCGACATGAAGTAGACCTCGTGCTGCAGCTCGATGCGCTTGCGCAGCCGGTAGGCCTGGCGGTCGAGCGCGATGCCCGAGAGGGTCGCGCCCGACTCGGTGGTGCGGGTCGACTGCAGGTAGAGCTGCCAGATCGAGGGCATGGCCTCGCGGGCGAGGCGGCCGAGCTCGTCGGGGCGCACGGGCACCTCGCGCCAGCCGAGCACCGCGAGGTCTTCCTCGGCGGCGAGTTCGCGGATGCGGTCCATGATCTCCTGGCGCTCGCGCGCGTGCAGGGGCAGGAACGCGTTGCCGACGGCGTAGCGGCCCACCGGGGGCAGCTCGACCGGGGCCACGGCGCGCAGAAACGCGTCGGGGATCTGGGTCAGGATGCCCGCTCCGTCGCCGGTGCCGGCGTCGGAGCCCACGGCACCGCGGTGCTCGAGGTTGCGCAGGGCGTCGAGCGCCGTGTCGATGATGTCGTGGCCCGCGGTGCCACGGAGCGTGGCGACCATGGCGAGACCGCACGCGTCCTTCTCGTCGGCAGGGTCGTACAGACCCTGGGCCATCGGGAGCGCGCTGAACGGCACCGCCTGGGAGCGGGACTGGTGTGCGGGCTGATCGGCCATAGAGAACCGTCCTCTACGTCATTCTTAGGGAACTGGGACGCCTATGGCCCATGGATATCAGGGATTCCTCGTAGCGTTCAAGCCGACGAGGTGTCGCCTCCCGCGCCTGGTGCTGTGGTGGTTGCGCGGGACGGCTTCGCTCCGATTTCACTTGTGGCGCTCGGGTCGACTGCCTCGTTCTCGGAGAGCCCGGGGGCTTCCTCGCCCTTCAGCCCGTGTCCCGATCACGTATCGGCTCGATTCTAACCCAGGCTGGGCCGAAGACCGCTCATCGTCTCAGCGGCGGGTGCCCTCGGCCAGCTGGGCGGCGAGCCGGGCGACGGCGGGCACTCCCCCGTCGGCCAGCGCCTTGACGAGGGCCGAGCCGACGATGGCGCCGTCGGCGTAGCCCAGGATCTCGGCGATCTGCTCGGGCGTCGAGACGCCGATGCCGACGGCCAGGCTCTCGGCGCCCTGCTCGCGCAGTCGCGCCACGAGGGCGCGGGCGGCGGTGCCGAGGTCGGCCCGGGCACCCGTGATGCCCATGGTCGAGACCGTGTAGACGAAGCCGCGGCTGGAGTCGACGGCGAGGCGCAGGCGCTCGTCGGTCGACGTGGGAGCTGCGAGGAACACTCGGTCGAGGCCGGTGCGGTCGCTCGTGGCTAGCCAGTCGGCACCCGAGTCGACCGTGAGGTCGGGGGTGATCAGGCCCGCGCCGCCCGCCGAGACGAGGTCGTCGGCGAAGCGGTCGACCCCGTACTGCAGCACGGGGTTCCAGTAGGTCATGACGAGCACGGGGGCGTCGACACGCGAGCGGATGCGCTCCACCGCCGTGAAGGCGTCGCGGAGCCGCACGCCCGCCTCGAGCGCGGCGACCGTCGCGGCCTGGATGACCGGGCCGTCCATCACCGGGTCGGAGTACGGCAGCCCGAGCTCGAGCACGTCGACGCCGTTCTCGACCAGGGCGACCGCCGCGTCGATGCTCGCGTCGAGGCTGGGGAAGCCGACCGGCAGGTAGCCGACGAGGGCTCCCGCCCGCTCCGCCTTGGCGGCCGCGATCGTGGAGGCGACCGGGCTCACGATGGTCTCGCTCATACCCGGGCGTTCCCGTTCTCGTCGAGCACGTCGAAGTACCGGCCCGCGGTCTCGACGTCCTTGTCGCCGCGCCCGGAGAGCGAGACGAGGATGGTCGCGTCGGGGCCGAGCTCGCGGCCGAGCTCGATCGTGCCGGCCAGCGCGTGCGCGGACTCGATGGCCGGGATGATGCCCTCGGTCGTGCACATCAGCCGGAAGGCCTCCATGGCGGCCTTGTCGGTGACCGGGCGGTAGTTCGCGCGCCCGATCGACGACAGCCAGGCGTGCTCGGGGCCGACTCCCGGGTAGTCGAGCCCGGCCGAGATGGAGTGGGAGTCGAGCGTCTGGCCGTCCTCGTCCTGCAGCATGAAGCTGCGCGAGCCGTGCAGCACGCCGGGGCGGCCCTTGGTGATCGTCGCCGCGTGGCGCAGGGTGTCGACGCCGTCGCCGGCGGCCTCGTAGCCGTAGAGGCCGACCGAGGTGTCGTCGAGGAAGGCGTGGAAGATGCCGATGGCGTTCGAGCCGCCGCCGACGCAGGCGGTGACCGCGTCGGGCAGCGCGCCGGTGAGGTCGAGCATCTGCTGACGCGCCTCCTCGCCGATGACCTTGACGAAGTCGCGCACCATGGCCGGGAAGGGGTGCGGGCCGGCGACCGTGCCGAGCAGGTAGTGCGTCGACTCGACGTTCGCGACCCAGTCGCGGAACGCCTCGTTCAGGGCGTCCTTCAGTGTTCGGGTGCCGCTCTTGACCGGGATGACCTCGGCGCCGAGCAGGCGCATGCGGGCGACGTTCAGCGCCTGGCGCTCGGTGTCGACCTCGCCCATGTAGACGACGCACTCCATGCCGAACAGGGCGGCGGCGGTCGCCGTGGCGACGCCGTGCTGGCCGGCGCCGGTCTCGGCGATCAGGCGGTGCTTGCCGATGCGCTTGGCGAGCAGGGCCTGGCCGAGCACGTTGTTGATCTTGTGCGAGCCCGTGTGGTTGAGGTCTTCGCGCTTCAGGATGATGCGCGCCCCGCCGGCGTGCTTCGCGAAGCGCGGCACCTCGGTGAGGATCGACGGCCGGCCGGTGTACGTGCGGCCGAGCTCGGCGAGCTCGCGGTGGAACTCGGGGTCGAGCTTGGCGAGCTGGTAGGCCTCGTCGAGTTCGTCGAGGGCCGCGATCAGCGACTCGGGCATGAAGCGCCCGCCGAACTCCCCGAAGAAGGGGCCGGTCTCGGCGCGGAGGGAGGTGCGTGTGTCGGTCATACGGAGAGGAACTCCTTCAGTGTCGCCACGGGATCGGGCCCCGTGACGAGGGCTTCGCCGACCAGCACCGCATCGGCACCGGCCGAACGGTAGTGGGCGACGTCGGCGGCTTCGAGCACGGCGGATTCGGCCACCGTGATCGTGCCGGCCGGGATGCGGTCGACGAGCCGGCCGAACAGGTCGGCGTCGAGCTCGAAGGTGCTGAGGTTGCGCGCGTTCACGCCCACCAGGCGGGCACCGAGGTCGACGGCGCGCGAGACCTCGACGGCATCGTGGGTCTCGACCAGCGGGGTCATGCCGAGCTCGGTGACGAAGTCGTGCAGCCGCTGCAGCGTGGGCTGGTCGAGTGCGGCCACGATGAGCAGCACGAGGTCGGCGCCGGCGGCGCGCGCCTCGAGCACCTGGTACTCGGTGGCGATGAAGTCCTTGCGGAGCACCGGAACGTCGACGCGGGCGCGCACGGCCTCCAGGTCGGCGAGCGAGCCCTTGAACTTGCGTCCCTCGGTGAGCACGCTGATGGCGCTCGCCCCGCCCTCGGCGTAGGAGGCCGCGAGCAGCGCCGGGTCGGGGATCGACGCCAGGGCGCCGCGCGAGGGGCTCGCGCGCTTGACCTCGGCGATGATCTTCACCCGCTCGGCGGGTGCCAGGAACGCCAGGGCGTCCAGGGCCGCCGGGCGGGCCGTGGCCGCGGCCTCGACGTCGGCGAGGCCGCGCGTCGTGCGGCGCTCCTCGGCGTCCTCGAGCGCTCCGGCTACGAGATCGGCGAGCACCGGGTCAGTGCTCCTTCTGGAGCGTCTTGGCTCCGCGCACGCCGTAGCCGAGGCGCGACAGGATGAAGCCGGCCAGGAAGCCGATGAGCGTGACGCCCGCGGCGGCCCAGACGAGCCACTGCACGTCGAAGAAGAAGGCGACCGTGCCGATGGCGATGCCGACGAGCGCGATGATCACGCCGGTCCAGGCGGCGAGCGAGTGGCCTTCGCCCATTTCGTCTTCTTCGTGGCTCATCGATCCTCTTCCTGTCTCAATCGATCGGGTCGTGTCGAGTCTACCCGGTCGGTCCGGGGCCGCCGGGTCGGGCGGGGCCGTCCGCCGTGCCCGGGCGGGCGGGCGGATGCGCGGCTAGCGGGTCGGGTCGGTGCCGCGGCTGAGGTCGTCCCAGCTGTCGACGGCGGCGTCGCGGGCGTTCTCGGCCGGGCGGCGGGCGGGACGGGCATCCGCCGGACCGGGTGCCGGCCAGTCGTCGTGGCTCGCGTCGATGGTCTCGTCGTCGAACAGCTCGGCCGGGTTCGCACTCTGCCGCCCGTCGGCCGCCTCGAAGGTGACCGCCTGGTACTTGCGGCTCGAAGCCGGCCAGCGCCGCACGGTCACGATCACGGCGAGCCCGGCGAGCACCATCAGGATGCCCAGCACCACCGTGAGCGCCGGCCACGGGCTGCTCGCGCCGACCGTGACCAGCTCGCGGATCGACGAGGTGCCGGCGACCCCGGTGCTCGTGGTGACGACGGACGCCCCGGCCGCGACCGGGTCGGTGAGCGCGAGCACGCCCGACCAGATGACGCTGACGCCGAGCAGCACCTCGAGGGCGCCGAGCACGATCCGCACGATCGGCCCCGCGATGGCGAGCGCGCCGGCGAGGGCGATTCCGGCGAGGCCGAGTGCCGAGAGGGCGGGCGCGGCGACCGAGCCGGGCACCTCGAGGGTGCCGTCGGTGACGGTGCCGCCGACGAACTCGAGGGTGCCCCAGGACTGCGACCAGGCGAGGAAGGTCAGCGCGCTGAGGGCGAGCACGAGGAGGATGGTGCCCGACTTCAGGCGGCGGCCCGTGCCGGCCGGGGCCGGTGCGCCGGCCGGCGCGGCGGCTGCCACGTCGTCGCTCATCACCGCACCCGCGTCATGGCGTTCGCGATCGCCACGGCCCGCAGCGGCGCCGCCGCCTTGTTCTGCGACTCCTGGAACTCGCTCGCCGGGTCGGAGTCGGCCACGAGACCGCCGCCCGCCTGCACGCGCGCCACGCCGTCGACGATGGTCGCCGTGCGGATCGCGATCGCGAGGTCGGCGTCGCCGCCGAAGCCGAAGTAGCCCACGACACCGCCGTAGAGGCCGCGCTGGGCGGGCTCCAGCTCGTCGATGATCTCGAGCGCGCGCGGCTTCGGCGCCCCCGAGAGCGTGCCGGCCGGGAACGTCGCGCGGAACACGTCGATCGCGTCGACGCCGTCCCGCAGCTGCCCCTCGACCGAGGAGACGATGTGCATGATGTGGCTGAACCGCTCGACCCGCATGAACTCGGTCACCTCGACGCTCGCGGCCTCGCAGACCTTGAGCAGGTCGTTCCGGGCGAGGTCGACGAGCATCAGGTGCTCCGCCCGCTCCTTGTCGTCGCCGAGCAGCTCCTGCTCGAGCTCCAGGTCGTGGTGCGGGGTCGTGCCGCGGGGCTTCGAGCCCGCGATCGGGTGGGTGTGCGCCCGCCCCTTCTCGACCTTGACGAGAGCCTCGGGGCTCGACCCGACGATCTGGTACGGCTCGCCGCCTGAGTCGACGAGCGTCAGCAGGTACATGTACGGGCTCGGGTTCAGCGTGCGCAGCACCCGGTACACGTCGAGCGGATGCGCGGGGCAGTCCAGCTCGAACCGCTGAGAGATGACGACCTGGAAGATGTCGCCCTCGCGGATGTGCTCCTTCGCCACCTCGATCGCGGCCAGGAAGTCGTCGCGCTCGGTGCGGTGCCGGGGCTCCCCCACGACGCCGAAGTCGGCCTCCGCGAGCCAGGCCTCGGACGGGCCGCCGAGGCCGCGCTGCAGCTCGTCGAGCCGCGCCTGGGCGTCGCTCCAGAGCTCGTCGGCGGGCGTGTCGCCGTCGGTCAGCACGTTCACGAGCAGCTGCACGGTGCCCTGCAGGTGGTCGACCACCACCATCTCCGAGACGAACGACAGGCCCTGGCTCGGCATGCGATACTCCCGCGGCGGGCGGTTCGGCAGCCGCTCCAGCTGGCGCACGGTCTCCCAGCCGATGAAGCCGACGAGTCCGCCGGTGAGGGGCGGATGCTCGGGCACGGCCGCCGTCTTCCAGTGCTCGTAGAGCGCCGAGACGGCCTCGAGGGGCCCGGTGGGCAGGCCGGCCGGGAAGACGCGGTCGGCCGGGAGGCCGAGGTCGAGCCAGACGGCACGGTCATCCGCCTCGGTGAGCAGGCCGAAGCTGGAGACGCCGATGAACGAGAAGCGCGACCAGATGCCGCCCTGCTCGGCCGATTCGAGCAGGAACGTGCCGGGGCGGCCGTCGGCGAGCTTGCGGTAGATGCCGACCGGGGTCTCGCCGTCGGCGAAGAGCTCGCGGATGACCGGCAGCACCCGGTGCGAGCCGCTCAGCTCGTCGAACTCGGCCCGGGTGGTGGTGGCTGTGGTCGTCATGATCGTTCGAGCACCTCGGGGTTCAGGGGGTCGACGTCGAAGCAGCGGCGGGCGCCGGTGTGGCAGGCCGCGCCGATCTGGTCGACCTGCACGAGCAGGGTGTCGTCGTCGCAGTCGAGCGCCGCGGTCTTGACGTACTGCACGTGGCCGGAGGTGTCGCCCTTCCGCCAGTACTCCTGGCGGGAACGCGACCAGAAGGTGACCCGGCCCTCGGTGAGGGTTCGGCGGAGCGCCTCGGCGTCCATGTAGCCGAGCATGAGCACCTCGAGGGTGTCGTGCTGCTGGATGATCGCCGGCAGCAGGCCCTTGTCGTCGAAGTGCACCCGGCTGAGGATCTCGTCGGTCTCGGTGACGGTGCTCATCGCACGTTCACCCCTTCTCGTCGCAGTTCGTCCTTCACGTCGCCCACCGTCATCTCGCGGAGGTGGAACACGCTGGCGGCGAGCACCGCGTCGGCGCCGGCCGCGATGGCCTGGCCGAAGTGCTCGACCTTCCCGGCCCCGCCCGAGGCGATGACGGGAACGGTGCTGAGCTCGCGCATGAGCCCGACGAGCTCGAGGTCGAAGCCGTCCTTCGTGCCGTCGGCGTCGATCGAGTTGACCAGCAGCTCGCCGGCGCCGCGCTCGATGGCCTCGCGAGCCCACTCGAGGGCGTCGAGCTCGGTCTCGCGCCGGCCGCCGTGCGTGGTGACGACGAACCCGGAGGGTGTGCGGCCGGGTACCGCCGTGCGCTTGACGTCGAGCGAGAGCACGAGCACCTGGGCGCCGAAGCGGTCGGCGATCTCGTTCAGCAGCGGCGGCCGGGCGATGGCGGCGCTGTTGACGCCGACCTTGTCGGCGCCGGAGGCGAGCAGCTTCGCCACGTCGTCGGCGGAGCGCACTCCCCCGCCGACCGTGAGCGGGATGAAGACCTGCTCGGCCGTCTTCTGCACCATCTCGTAGACCGTGGCGCGGTCGTCGACGGTGGCCGTGACGTCGAGGAAGGTGAGCTCGTCGGCGCCCTGCGCGGCGTACAGGGCCGCGAGCTCGACGGGGTCGCCCGCATCACGCAGGTTCTCGAAGTTGACGCCCTTCACGACGCGGCCCGCGGCCACGTCCAGGCAGGGGATGACGCGAACGGCGAGCGACATCAGATGCGCGCCGCGTGGATCGGACTGACGAGGATGGCGCGGGCGCCGACGGCGTACAGGTCGTCCATCACCTGGTTGGTGTCCCGGCGGGGAACCATGCTGCGGACGGCCACCCACTCGGGGTCGTGCAGCGGGGAGATCGTCGGCGACTCGATGCCGGGGGTGAGCGCGCAGGCGTCGTCGAGCTGGGTGACCGGCACGTCGTAGTCCATCAGCACGTACTGGCGGGCGACGAGCACGCCCTGCAGGCGGCGCAGCAGCGTCTCGGCACCGCGGTGGGTGGTGCCCGAGCTGATCAGCACGGCGCTGGACTCGAGGATGACCGGGCCGAAGATCTCGAGGCCCGCCTTGCGCAGGGTGGAGCCGGTGCTGACGACGTCGGCCACCGCATCCGCCACACCGAGGCGCACGGCCGACTCGACCGCGCCGTCGAGGCGGATCAGCTGGGCGGTGATGCCGTGGGTGGCGAGGAACGCCCCGACGAGGCCCGGGTAGCTGGTGGCGACGCGGGCGCCGTTCAGGTCGGACAGCTCGATGGACGTGCCCTCGGGGCGGGCGAAGCGGAAGGTCGACTCGCCGAAGTCGAGCGAGGCCGTCTCGGTGGCGGGCGACTCGGAGTCGAGCAGCAGGTCGCGGCCGGTGATGCCGACGTCGAGCGCGCCCGAGCCGACGTAGGTCGCGATGTCGCGGGGTCGGAGGTAGAAGAACTCGACGTCGTTGCGCGGGTCGGCGATGACGAGCTCGCGGGAGTCGCGCCGGCCGTTGTAGCCAGCCTCGGCGAGCATCTGGGCGGCGGTTTCGGAGAGGGAGCCCTTGTTGGGCACCGCGATCTTGAGCATGGGGGTCTTTCGCTACGGAGTCATGGGCGGATGGCGCGTGTCCCGCGCCCGACGAGGATTGCGACAGCAATCAATTGGCTACAGATGTCGGTAGACGTCAGCCGGGCTGAGGCCCTTGGCCAGCATCAGCACCTGCAGGTGGTAGAGCAGCTGCGAGATCTCCTCGGCCGTGTTCTCGTCGGACTCGTACTCCGCCGCCATCCACACCTCGGCGGCCTCCTCGACGATCTTCTTGCCGATCTGGTGCACGCCGGCGTCGAGCTCGCGCACGGTGCCGGAGCCCTCAGGGCGCTCGGTGGCCTTGGCGGAGAGCTCGAGGAACAGCTCGTCGAAAGTCTTCACGGATCAAGGCTACCGGTGTCCGTGGCCGTGACCGGCCGCGAGCTCGCGCAGGTGGTCGACCTGGGCGCCGGCGTTCTCGGCGCCGAACACGCTGGAGCCTGCGACGAAGACCGTGGCGCCGGCCTCGGCCGCGATGCCGATGGTGTCGTCGTTGATGCCGCCGTCGACCTGCAGCCAGACGTCGAGGCCCGAGTCGCGCACGGCCTGCGACAGGGTGCGGAGCTTCGGCATCGTCTCGGGCATGAAGGACTGGCCGCCGAAGCCGGGCTCGACCGTCATGACGAGCACCATGTCGAACTCGGGCAGCAGCTCGAGGAAGGGCTCGGCGTCGGTGCCGGGCTTGAGGGCGAGGCCGGCACGGGCGCCGCGCTCGCGGAGGCTCCGGGCGACGGCGACCGGGTCGGAGTCGCGGCCGACGGCCTCGGCGTGGAAGGTGACCGAGTAGGCGCCGAGCTCGGCGTACTGCGGGGCCCAGCGCTCGGGGGCGTCGATCATCAGGTGCACGTCGAGCGGGATCGGCGAGACCTGCTGCAGGCGCTCGACGACCGGCAGGCCGAGGGTGAGGTTCGGCACGAAGTGGTTGTCCATCACGTCGACGTGCGCGAGGTCGGCATTCTTGATGCGCCCGAGCTCGCTCTCGAGGTTGGCGAAGTCGGAGGCGAGGATGCTGGGGTTGATACGAAGGGCCACGACCCGACTTTACCCGGGTGCCCGTTCGGTCGGCGTCGGATGCTCGGCGGCCAACTGCCCGTAGACCGCGAGGTCGTGCCGTCGGTCGCCGACGGGCAGCGCCTCTCGCAGCACGCCCTCCAGCCGGAAGCCGAGCCGCTCGGCGACCGCCCGGCTGCGGGTGTTGCCGGCCGCCGCGCGGATCTCGATCCGGGCGAGCCCGCGCGCGAAACCGGCGTCGCGCAGGGCCGCGGCCGCGCGGGTGACGACGCCCCGGCCCTCGTGGGCGCCGTCGATCCAGTAGCCGAGCTCGCCGGTCGCGGTGGCGGGGTCGAGCTTCAGCGAGACGCTTCCGATCGGATGCCCGTCCCGCACGATCAGCGCCGGCACGGTCTTGCCCTGCTCGTACAGCGCCAGCACGAAGTCGGTGAAGGTGCGGGTGGCGGTGAGGCTCTGGGCGGGCTGGGCCCACGGCTCCCACTCCCGCAGGCGGTCGAGGTTGCGCAGGGTGAGCTCGTGCGCCTCCGGCGCCCCGGCCCGGGTGCGCAGCTCGAGGTGCAGCCCGTCGCCCAGGTCGAGCGGGAGGATGTCGGCGTAGGGGTGGTGCGGCACTGCGGGTCTTCCGGGTCGTGGGCGGCCGAGCGCTCGGCGGTCAGCGCTTCTCGAACAGGGCGATGAACATCGCGTCGGTGGTGTTGCGGTGCGGCCAGAGCTGCACGGCGGGGTCGTCGGCGCCGAGCTCGACGGCGCCGCCGGTGATCTCCCGCAGCACGTCCTGGGCGGGCAGCTGCACGAGCGTGTCCGGCCAGCGGCGGAGGGCGCCCTGCACCTGTCCGCGTGTCTCGGCCACGTGCGGCGAGCAGGTGACGTAGGCGAGCAGCCCGCCGGGCTTCAGGGCGGCCACCGCGGCGTCGATCAGCTGCTGCTGCAGCGCGACGAGCTCGGCCACGTCGGCCGGGGTCTTGCGCCAGCGCGCCTCGGGCCGACGGCGGAGCGCTCCGAGACCGGTGCAGGGCGCATCGACGAGGATGCGGTCGAAGCCCTCGTCGTTCTCGCGACCCAGCCGGGTGCCGTCGCGCTCCCAGACGACCGGCGGCTCGGGCAGGGCGGCCACGGCGCGCCGCACCAGGCCGGCGCGGGCGGCGATCGGCTCGTTCGCGATCACCGTCGCGCCGGCGAGCCCGGCCTCGGCGGCGAGCACGGCGGTCTTGCCACCGGGGCCGGCGCACAGGTCGAGCCAGCGCTCCCCCGCCGTGATCGGGCGGGCCCGGGTGAGGGCGAGGGCGGCGAGCTGCGAGCCCTCGTCCTGCACCCGCACGGTGCCGGCGCGCACCGCGGGGATCGACGCCGGATCGCCGGTCGGCGCCACGAGCCCGAGCGGCGACAGCGGGGCCGGCTCGAAGGCGGCGGGCACGCGGCGCTCTCCGTCTCCGACCGCGGTGCCCGAGGCGGAGGGAGCCGCGTCGAAACCGCTGCCGTCGTCGTCGGCGGGGTCGCTCGCGCCGGCCAGAACCGCTTCCAGGGCATCCGGATGCTCCCCCGGCGCGTCACCGGATCCGTCGCTCCCCGGCGCCGCCGCGGTCGCGTCGCGCTCGAGCGCCTCGCGGGCGGCCAACCCCGGAAGGGCGACGAGGCTCAGCCGAGCCGGGGTGTTGTCGGCCTCGAGCAGCGCGTCGAGCTCGGCGGGCACCTCGGCCTCGGGAACGCCGTCGGCGACGAGGGCGCGGCGGAAGGCGCGCACGATCCAGGCGGGGTGCGAGGAGGTGAGCGCGAGCCGCTCGTCGTCGGACTCGGCCGAGTCGGTCACCCGCTCGAGCCATTCCTCGGCGGGGGTGCGGGTGATGCCGCGCAGCACGCCGTTGACGAAGCCGGTCGCCGAGCGGGAGGCGACCGCGCGGGTCAGCTCCACCGACTCGTTCACGGCGGCGTGCTGGGCGACCCGCATCGACAGGAGCTGGTGGGCGCCGAGCTCGAGCACGTCGCGCACGGCGCCGTCGATCTCGTCGATCGGACGGCCGGACGCCAGCTCGATCACGCGGTCGTAGTAGCCGCGACGGCGGAGGGTGCCGTAGGTGAGCTCGGTCGCGAGGCCGGCGTCGGCGGGCGACAGGCGGGCGTCGGCGATCCGCACGGGGAGGAGGAGGTTCGCGTAGGCGTCGTCGGCGCGCACGGCGGCGATCACGTCGAGCGCCACCCGCCGCGCCGGCTGCACCGCGCCGGGCCTCGACGGCGCCGGTGTCGCCGGCTTCCGCCGCTCGGGGCCGCGCTGCTGCCCGCCCCCGCCGCCGCCCGTGCGCCGGCCGTCGTGGCCCCGCCGCCCCGAGCCGCCCGATCCGCCGGACCCGCTTTGTCCGGACCCGCCCTGCCCGGAGCCGCCGCTGCCCGTGCCGCCGCCCCGTCGTCGCTCGTCGCTCATCGTGCCACCAGTCCTTCCGCGCCCGATCCGCGCCACCAGTCGGCGGCCGCCATGGGCTTCTTGCCCGCCGGCTGCACCGTCAGGAGTTCCAGGGGCGCCGTCGCGGTGCCCACGTGCAGGGTGAGCCCGG of the Herbiconiux flava genome contains:
- the trpA gene encoding tryptophan synthase subunit alpha: MSETIVSPVASTIAAAKAERAGALVGYLPVGFPSLDASIDAAVALVENGVDVLELGLPYSDPVMDGPVIQAATVAALEAGVRLRDAFTAVERIRSRVDAPVLVMTYWNPVLQYGVDRFADDLVSAGGAGLITPDLTVDSGADWLATSDRTGLDRVFLAAPTSTDERLRLAVDSSRGFVYTVSTMGITGARADLGTAARALVARLREQGAESLAVGIGVSTPEQIAEILGYADGAIVGSALVKALADGGVPAVARLAAQLAEGTRR
- the trpB gene encoding tryptophan synthase subunit beta, producing MTDTRTSLRAETGPFFGEFGGRFMPESLIAALDELDEAYQLAKLDPEFHRELAELGRTYTGRPSILTEVPRFAKHAGGARIILKREDLNHTGSHKINNVLGQALLAKRIGKHRLIAETGAGQHGVATATAAALFGMECVVYMGEVDTERQALNVARMRLLGAEVIPVKSGTRTLKDALNEAFRDWVANVESTHYLLGTVAGPHPFPAMVRDFVKVIGEEARQQMLDLTGALPDAVTACVGGGSNAIGIFHAFLDDTSVGLYGYEAAGDGVDTLRHAATITKGRPGVLHGSRSFMLQDEDGQTLDSHSISAGLDYPGVGPEHAWLSSIGRANYRPVTDKAAMEAFRLMCTTEGIIPAIESAHALAGTIELGRELGPDATILVSLSGRGDKDVETAGRYFDVLDENGNARV
- the trpC gene encoding indole-3-glycerol phosphate synthase TrpC encodes the protein MLADLVAGALEDAEERRTTRGLADVEAAATARPAALDALAFLAPAERVKIIAEVKRASPSRGALASIPDPALLAASYAEGGASAISVLTEGRKFKGSLADLEAVRARVDVPVLRKDFIATEYQVLEARAAGADLVLLIVAALDQPTLQRLHDFVTELGMTPLVETHDAVEVSRAVDLGARLVGVNARNLSTFELDADLFGRLVDRIPAGTITVAESAVLEAADVAHYRSAGADAVLVGEALVTGPDPVATLKEFLSV
- a CDS encoding DUF6704 family protein is translated as MGEGHSLAAWTGVIIALVGIAIGTVAFFFDVQWLVWAAAGVTLIGFLAGFILSRLGYGVRGAKTLQKEH
- a CDS encoding Trp biosynthesis-associated membrane protein; translation: MSDDVAAAAPAGAPAPAGTGRRLKSGTILLVLALSALTFLAWSQSWGTLEFVGGTVTDGTLEVPGSVAAPALSALGLAGIALAGALAIAGPIVRIVLGALEVLLGVSVIWSGVLALTDPVAAGASVVTTSTGVAGTSSIRELVTVGASSPWPALTVVLGILMVLAGLAVIVTVRRWPASSRKYQAVTFEAADGRQSANPAELFDDETIDASHDDWPAPGPADARPARRPAENARDAAVDSWDDLSRGTDPTR
- a CDS encoding anthranilate synthase component I, which produces MTTTATTTRAEFDELSGSHRVLPVIRELFADGETPVGIYRKLADGRPGTFLLESAEQGGIWSRFSFIGVSSFGLLTEADDRAVWLDLGLPADRVFPAGLPTGPLEAVSALYEHWKTAAVPEHPPLTGGLVGFIGWETVRQLERLPNRPPREYRMPSQGLSFVSEMVVVDHLQGTVQLLVNVLTDGDTPADELWSDAQARLDELQRGLGGPSEAWLAEADFGVVGEPRHRTERDDFLAAIEVAKEHIREGDIFQVVISQRFELDCPAHPLDVYRVLRTLNPSPYMYLLTLVDSGGEPYQIVGSSPEALVKVEKGRAHTHPIAGSKPRGTTPHHDLELEQELLGDDKERAEHLMLVDLARNDLLKVCEAASVEVTEFMRVERFSHIMHIVSSVEGQLRDGVDAIDVFRATFPAGTLSGAPKPRALEIIDELEPAQRGLYGGVVGYFGFGGDADLAIAIRTATIVDGVARVQAGGGLVADSDPASEFQESQNKAAAPLRAVAIANAMTRVR
- the hisI gene encoding phosphoribosyl-AMP cyclohydrolase — its product is MSTVTETDEILSRVHFDDKGLLPAIIQQHDTLEVLMLGYMDAEALRRTLTEGRVTFWSRSRQEYWRKGDTSGHVQYVKTAALDCDDDTLLVQVDQIGAACHTGARRCFDVDPLNPEVLERS
- the hisF gene encoding imidazole glycerol phosphate synthase subunit HisF; the protein is MSLAVRVIPCLDVAAGRVVKGVNFENLRDAGDPVELAALYAAQGADELTFLDVTATVDDRATVYEMVQKTAEQVFIPLTVGGGVRSADDVAKLLASGADKVGVNSAAIARPPLLNEIADRFGAQVLVLSLDVKRTAVPGRTPSGFVVTTHGGRRETELDALEWAREAIERGAGELLVNSIDADGTKDGFDLELVGLMRELSTVPVIASGGAGKVEHFGQAIAAGADAVLAASVFHLREMTVGDVKDELRREGVNVR